From Kangiella sp. TOML190, one genomic window encodes:
- a CDS encoding TerC family protein, whose translation MDLFTIENLFTLMMLIVLQAVLGFDNLLYISLESKRAPAADQKRVRRLGIGIAVVLRIVLLFSLMKLIDYVQGELFSIQWQGVVEGTFTFESLIVLFGGVFIMYTAVKEIWHMMALEVGDTSDRKPQSAAKIIALIVMMNLVFSFDSILSAMALTDNFWIMAIAIISSGIAMIWLADTVSNFLEKNRMFEVLGLFILLIVGVMLLADGGHKSHLMFFGNEITPMSKATFYFVIAVLVLSDIVQSRYQKNLLRKKQRLAEKAGVKS comes from the coding sequence ATGGATCTATTTACCATTGAGAATTTATTTACCTTAATGATGCTGATTGTGTTACAAGCTGTGTTGGGCTTCGACAATCTGCTTTATATTTCGTTAGAGTCTAAGCGTGCGCCTGCCGCTGATCAAAAGAGAGTACGCCGACTCGGTATTGGTATTGCGGTTGTTTTACGGATTGTTTTGTTATTCTCGCTGATGAAGCTTATCGACTATGTGCAAGGCGAGCTGTTTAGCATCCAATGGCAAGGGGTAGTGGAGGGTACCTTTACTTTTGAAAGCTTGATTGTGCTATTTGGTGGTGTCTTTATTATGTACACCGCAGTTAAAGAGATTTGGCATATGATGGCGCTGGAAGTTGGCGATACCAGCGATCGCAAACCCCAATCGGCAGCAAAAATTATCGCGCTGATTGTAATGATGAACCTAGTATTCTCTTTCGATTCGATTTTGAGTGCGATGGCTTTGACCGATAACTTCTGGATTATGGCGATAGCGATTATTTCCAGTGGTATTGCCATGATTTGGCTAGCAGACACGGTATCAAACTTCCTTGAAAAGAATCGTATGTTTGAGGTTTTGGGTTTGTTTATTCTATTAATCGTTGGGGTTATGTTGCTAGCTGATGGTGGCCATAAATCGCACCTAATGTTCTTTGGTAATGAAATTACCCCGATGAGCAAAGCGACTTTCTACTTTGTGATTGCAGTGTTGGTATTGAGCGATATTGTTCAATCGCGTTATCAGAAAAATCTGTTAAGGAAGAAACAGCGTTTAGCAGAAAAAGCAGGGGTTAAAAGTTAA